The region TTGGGCCATTGCTTTTATAAGGGCCATTTTCTATATCACGATTATATATCTAAGCAGGGTATTTAATTGAGAAATTGGCTTTGCCTTTATTGAGATGATAAATGATATATCTAATTGGGTTCCAAATTAATGTACATGCAGATGATCGTGATTAGAACTAAGAGTGTGGAATTCATGCCATTTTTCCTGTCGCTGTCTGTGTTCTTGTGCGGCACTTCATGGTTTATCTATGGTCTACTCGGTCGTGACCCTTTTGTTTCTGTAAGTGTATGAGATGAAATTGATGACTAAAGTTCCAATATCTGTTCCAAAGCGCGCAAGTGGCTGGTTTCCTAATTAATTTGATGGGAATGTATTTGTGTTGTGCTGTTGCAGGTGTCCAATGGCTTCGGCTGCGGTCTGGGGGCCATGCAACTGATGTTGTACTTCATCTACCGGGTCCGTGACAACAAGAAACCAACTCCTGAAGAATCTGTGGAGATGGGCCTTCCTATACCTCATCACCAAGAGAAGAAATCCACCGCAAATGGGTCAGCTCTGCAAGGGCACGACTAAAATCTCCTGTTTGTATCATTGGACCACCCCCGCATCATTTTCAATTAATAATCCTGTAATTCGTGAACCATTCGTATCCAATTCCCCTTCTGTAAGTTGTAGCTTTGCTCCTGTGATGACAACG is a window of Alnus glutinosa chromosome 4, dhAlnGlut1.1, whole genome shotgun sequence DNA encoding:
- the LOC133865332 gene encoding bidirectional sugar transporter SWEET1-like isoform X4 encodes the protein MDINTHFFFGIFGNVAAMLLFLAPTLTGAAIEFIYVVIFILYAPKKEKAKILGILTIVLTMSSAVALVSLFALRGNTRKLFCGFLATIFSVIMFASPLSIMMIVIRTKSVEFMPFFLSLSVFLCGTSWFIYGLLGRDPFVSVSNGFGCGLGAMQLMLYFIYRVRDNKKPTPEESVEMGLPIPHHQEKKSTANGSALQGHD